Part of the Candidatus Omnitrophota bacterium genome, TATTCTGTGGATGATAAAAATAATCACAGGCAACCTTGCATTCTTTACAAGTGCTGCAAATATCCAGATCAACAAACAAACGAGTCATATTTTTTAGTCCCAAATATCGTGAACATCTTTTAATTCTTCATAAGTAAACACCGGGCCGTCTTTGCAAATATAGAATTTACCGATACGACAGTGCCCGCACTTGCCCAGGCCGCAAGACATTGATTTTTCCATGGAAAGATAAATGTCCGAAGGGGCGAACCCTAAGTCCAGGAGTTTAAGCGTTACGAATTTCATCATTATGGGCGGGCCGCAAACAATGGCAACCGCCTTTTTCATATCTATGGGCAGATCATTTAGAACAGTAGTGATCAAACCAACATGCCCTTTCCAGGAAGGATCCCCCACGTCAACAGTAGTAAGCCAGTCTACCCCTTCTTTAGCCGACCATACAGGGATTTGATCCTTATAAATAATGTCCTGCGCGGTACGCGCTCCGTAACGAAACACTATTTTATTATATTTCTTGATATCGGCGAATAACCCAAACAGTAACGCTCTTAGCGGAGCAAGCCCTACGCCTCCTCCGACGATCAAAACGTCTTTGCCTTCAAATTTATGCAGCGGATAACCTTTCCCGAACGGCCCGCGGATACCCAAAGAAATATTCTTATCTGAATTATGCAATAAAGAAGTAACCTTTCCGGCATTCATTATCGTCACGTCTATTTTTTCTTTTACTGCCGGGTCAGATGACGGAGTAAACGGCGCTTCCCCTATACCGGGCAAGGTCAACTCAATGAACTGGCCGCATTTAAACTCAAAATGCTCCTTTGGCCGAATCACAAAAGTCTTGATCTTGGAGGATTCGGTAATTATGTTTTCCAAAACGCCCTCTATGGGCTTGTAGATGTTTTTCATTGTGCCAGATTTAATTTTTTAGCCAGGTCTTTCAATACTTCTCTGATGTCGA contains:
- a CDS encoding FAD/NAD(P)-binding protein, which codes for MKNIYKPIEGVLENIITESSKIKTFVIRPKEHFEFKCGQFIELTLPGIGEAPFTPSSDPAVKEKIDVTIMNAGKVTSLLHNSDKNISLGIRGPFGKGYPLHKFEGKDVLIVGGGVGLAPLRALLFGLFADIKKYNKIVFRYGARTAQDIIYKDQIPVWSAKEGVDWLTTVDVGDPSWKGHVGLITTVLNDLPIDMKKAVAIVCGPPIMMKFVTLKLLDLGFAPSDIYLSMEKSMSCGLGKCGHCRIGKFYICKDGPVFTYEELKDVHDIWD